One Luoshenia tenuis genomic region harbors:
- a CDS encoding SDR family oxidoreductase translates to MKAAELFDLKGKRAVITGASRGIGRAVAESYHELGASVALLARSSAVLDAAQALHTPCAPAYGFQVDLQDRAAREHAFEKAVAALGGVDILINNAGMCEDFPAADYPLDAWDRILELNLTSALHLSQLAAKCMIPQRSGKIINLCSLHSYLGKRQIEGYAASKGALKLLTQSLAHEWAPYGICVNGVAPGFIETEISSGLRQDPVEYPKTLDRLPMGRWGTPEELRGAFIFLGSAASDYVTGHILAVDGGILAV, encoded by the coding sequence ATGAAAGCAGCAGAATTATTTGACCTAAAGGGCAAGCGCGCCGTCATTACCGGCGCATCCCGCGGCATTGGCCGGGCGGTGGCGGAAAGCTACCACGAACTGGGCGCGTCGGTTGCCCTGCTGGCCCGCTCCAGCGCGGTATTGGATGCGGCGCAGGCATTGCATACGCCCTGTGCACCCGCCTATGGCTTTCAAGTGGACCTGCAGGATCGCGCCGCGCGCGAACATGCCTTTGAAAAAGCTGTAGCTGCGCTTGGCGGCGTGGATATCCTCATCAACAACGCCGGGATGTGCGAAGATTTCCCGGCAGCGGATTATCCCCTCGACGCCTGGGACCGTATCTTGGAGCTCAACCTGACAAGCGCCCTGCACCTTTCCCAGCTGGCGGCAAAGTGCATGATCCCTCAGCGCAGCGGTAAGATCATCAACCTGTGCTCCCTGCACAGCTACCTGGGCAAGCGCCAGATCGAGGGCTACGCCGCCTCCAAGGGCGCGCTCAAGCTGCTCACCCAATCCCTGGCGCACGAATGGGCGCCCTATGGGATCTGTGTCAACGGCGTGGCCCCCGGCTTTATCGAGACCGAGATCAGCTCCGGCCTGCGCCAGGATCCGGTGGAGTACCCCAAAACCCTGGACCGCCTCCCCATGGGCCGCTGGGGCACGCCAGAAGAGCTGCGCGGCGCCTTTATCTTTCTGGGCAGCGCCGCCTCAGACTATGTGACCGGGCATATCCTGGCCGTAGATGGCGGGATTCTGGCAGTGTAA
- a CDS encoding transglutaminase domain-containing protein, with protein sequence MLKKTISLLLVLGLLTALPGCSLLGQGDAPAATSGADLLADDPEADFSSDTRKAQAFTEPAGYATLNADEKKLYDRLMFEIQALEPVTHLNGDAQQDEVNKVFEYILYDHPEFFYLYPKLNLQTDGASVQKITYTYYMTADEVAQAQDVIDQMVRPIIDELPSIGSDAEQLRYIHDNVIGIARYYTDYDVNKPYDPNGAMKDNEVYRDCSNIYGALVRGEAVCSGYARTFQYIANLAGFYCIRVIGYADNVGHEWNLVKMDDQVYYIDPTYDDPGYADDGGGTSAGTPRENYFMINEDTLLEDHTLPYKTKYGYPIPGNTNG encoded by the coding sequence ATGTTGAAAAAAACGATATCACTGCTATTGGTTTTGGGGCTGCTCACCGCCCTGCCCGGGTGCAGCCTTTTGGGGCAGGGCGATGCGCCCGCCGCCACCTCAGGGGCGGATCTGTTAGCCGACGACCCGGAGGCGGACTTCTCCTCGGATACCCGCAAAGCCCAGGCCTTTACCGAGCCTGCGGGTTATGCCACCCTGAATGCCGATGAAAAAAAACTGTACGACCGGCTGATGTTTGAGATCCAGGCCTTAGAGCCGGTGACCCATTTAAATGGCGACGCCCAGCAGGACGAGGTCAACAAGGTATTTGAATACATTCTCTACGACCATCCGGAGTTTTTCTACCTGTATCCCAAACTCAACCTGCAAACCGACGGCGCCTCCGTCCAAAAGATCACCTATACCTATTATATGACCGCCGACGAGGTGGCCCAGGCCCAGGACGTGATCGACCAGATGGTGCGCCCCATTATCGACGAGCTGCCCTCCATCGGGAGCGATGCCGAGCAGCTGCGCTATATCCACGATAATGTGATCGGCATCGCCCGTTATTATACGGATTATGACGTAAACAAGCCTTATGACCCCAACGGGGCCATGAAGGATAACGAGGTCTACCGGGATTGTTCCAACATCTATGGCGCGCTGGTGCGGGGCGAAGCAGTCTGTTCCGGATACGCGCGCACCTTTCAGTACATCGCCAACCTGGCCGGCTTTTACTGCATCCGGGTGATCGGGTATGCTGATAACGTGGGCCACGAATGGAACCTGGTAAAGATGGACGACCAGGTCTATTATATTGACCCGACCTATGACGACCCTGGGTATGCCGACGATGGCGGCGGCACCTCCGCCGGTACGCCGCGGGAGAACTATTTTATGATCAACGAGGATACTCTGTTGGAGGATCATACCCTGCCGTATAAGACCAAATACGGTTATCCCATCCCAGGCAACACCAACGGCTGA
- a CDS encoding TldD/PmbA family protein, translating to MLDRDAALGALQIAQKGGADFAEVFMEDTESTALSMVGGKMENAQTGRIFGAGVRVMRGVTAAYAYTNDVSRLGLARAAQQAAAALDAQAGSPEEIAFQVEGDGRAIWAQQLPGKVPGAEKAALVREADRAARDISPEIVQVSCGYSDVDQRIWVCNTAGLFAQDRRVRVRLAVQAVASDEQQNQTGFEGPGAAMGFEAFRTRIDPALAAQTAARTAVTMLHARECPAGRFPVAIDSGFGGVIFHEACGHSLEATSVAKGASVFCGMRGKPIAAPCVTAIDDGTLPGEWGSAAMDDEGNPTRRVVLIENGILKNYLVDRLGGRRMGMEPTGCGRRQSYRFTPTSRMSNTFIAPGESTDEEIIASIDKGLYARKMGGGSVNPVTGDFNFAVQEGYWVKNGRIQDAVRGATLIGKGAEVLMKIDKVGGVLALGQGMCGSLSGSVPTNVGQPMIRVSSITVGGR from the coding sequence ATGCTGGATCGGGATGCGGCCCTGGGTGCGCTGCAGATCGCGCAAAAGGGCGGAGCGGATTTTGCCGAAGTATTTATGGAGGATACGGAGAGCACGGCGCTGAGCATGGTCGGCGGTAAGATGGAAAACGCGCAGACCGGCCGTATATTCGGCGCGGGCGTGCGGGTGATGCGGGGCGTTACAGCGGCCTATGCCTATACCAATGACGTGAGCCGCTTAGGGCTTGCCCGGGCGGCGCAGCAGGCGGCCGCGGCACTGGACGCTCAGGCGGGAAGCCCTGAGGAGATTGCCTTTCAGGTGGAGGGCGATGGCCGGGCGATTTGGGCGCAGCAGCTGCCCGGAAAGGTGCCGGGGGCGGAAAAGGCCGCACTCGTGCGGGAAGCGGACCGGGCGGCGCGGGATATTTCGCCCGAGATCGTGCAGGTATCCTGCGGCTATAGCGATGTGGATCAGCGGATCTGGGTGTGCAATACCGCAGGGCTGTTTGCCCAGGACCGGCGTGTGCGGGTGCGCCTGGCGGTGCAGGCGGTGGCCTCTGACGAGCAGCAGAACCAGACGGGGTTTGAAGGGCCGGGGGCAGCTATGGGCTTTGAGGCGTTTCGCACGCGGATCGATCCGGCTTTGGCGGCGCAAACGGCGGCGCGCACAGCCGTTACCATGCTGCACGCAAGGGAGTGCCCGGCGGGCCGCTTCCCCGTTGCGATCGATTCCGGCTTTGGCGGGGTGATCTTTCACGAGGCTTGCGGCCACTCTTTAGAGGCCACCAGCGTGGCCAAGGGCGCGTCCGTATTCTGCGGCATGCGGGGTAAACCCATCGCCGCGCCCTGCGTTACCGCCATTGACGACGGCACCCTGCCGGGAGAGTGGGGCTCGGCAGCTATGGACGACGAGGGCAACCCGACCCGGCGGGTGGTGCTGATCGAAAACGGCATCCTTAAAAATTATCTGGTGGACCGGCTGGGCGGCCGGCGCATGGGTATGGAGCCCACAGGCTGCGGACGGCGCCAATCCTACCGGTTCACGCCTACCTCGCGCATGTCCAATACTTTTATCGCCCCGGGGGAGAGCACAGATGAGGAGATCATCGCCTCGATCGACAAAGGCTTGTACGCCAGAAAGATGGGCGGCGGCTCGGTCAACCCGGTGACGGGGGACTTCAACTTCGCCGTGCAGGAGGGGTACTGGGTCAAAAACGGCAGGATACAGGATGCCGTGCGGGGCGCCACCCTGATCGGCAAAGGCGCGGAGGTGCTGATGAAGATCGATAAAGTGGGCGGCGTGCTGGCTCTGGGCCAGGGCATGTGCGGCTCGCTGTCGGGCAGCGTGCCCACCAATGTGGGCCAGCCGATGATCCGGGTATCGTCCATCACTGTGGGCGGCAGATAG
- a CDS encoding TldD/PmbA family protein, producing MTFDAFKDRVFQQAKAAGLEEFELYYTDGEKFAVTVFEGEVESTDISKTAGVGFRAKWQGSMGTSFTEALDERAAGELVTHAMESAQLKHADGEESFQPGGAAYAHWPEQGQGLQAITASQKIELAQSLERRAKALDERVQSVQHCKVQTGRGSVRLVNSLGLDVQFTSGMAMAMLEPVAAQGQERKSGFAYRGADQWAQLDADGLAREAVEDAVDALGAGPLRTGRYEVIFKPQVMCDFLATFAGCFSADAAQKGLSLLAGKEGETVASPAVSLIDNPLMPQVLGAAPFDDEGVPGREKLVIREGVLQTLLHNRRTAAKAGIESTGNASRAGYAGRIGVAPTIFYLAPGPVHTEAALAAQKKAFYVTALEGLHAGANAVSGDFSLSARGFLLENGQRAQPVEQVTLSGNFYQVLREIVKVGDDLYFDLPGGSCFGSPTVWLGELNVAGK from the coding sequence ATGACGTTTGACGCTTTTAAAGATCGGGTCTTTCAGCAGGCCAAGGCGGCGGGGCTGGAAGAATTTGAGCTATATTACACCGATGGGGAAAAATTTGCGGTAACCGTGTTTGAAGGGGAGGTGGAATCCACCGATATCTCCAAAACCGCCGGGGTGGGTTTCCGCGCCAAATGGCAGGGAAGTATGGGCACCAGCTTTACAGAGGCGCTGGATGAGCGCGCCGCCGGAGAACTGGTGACCCACGCGATGGAGAGCGCACAGCTCAAACACGCGGACGGAGAGGAGTCCTTCCAGCCGGGCGGGGCGGCCTATGCCCATTGGCCAGAGCAGGGGCAAGGGCTGCAGGCGATCACTGCTAGCCAGAAGATCGAGCTGGCCCAAAGCCTTGAGCGCAGGGCTAAGGCGCTGGACGAACGGGTGCAAAGCGTGCAGCATTGCAAGGTGCAGACCGGCCGCGGCAGCGTGCGCCTGGTCAACTCCCTGGGGCTGGATGTACAATTTACCTCGGGGATGGCGATGGCCATGCTCGAGCCCGTAGCAGCCCAGGGGCAGGAACGCAAAAGCGGATTTGCCTACCGGGGCGCGGATCAGTGGGCGCAGCTGGATGCGGACGGCCTGGCGCGCGAAGCGGTAGAAGACGCGGTAGACGCGCTGGGAGCGGGGCCGCTGCGCACCGGCCGGTATGAAGTGATCTTTAAACCACAGGTCATGTGCGACTTTCTGGCGACCTTTGCGGGCTGCTTTAGTGCGGATGCGGCGCAAAAGGGCCTCTCGCTTCTGGCGGGAAAGGAGGGGGAAACGGTGGCTTCCCCTGCGGTCAGCCTGATCGATAACCCGCTGATGCCGCAGGTGCTGGGTGCGGCCCCCTTTGACGACGAGGGCGTGCCGGGCAGGGAAAAGCTGGTGATACGCGAAGGCGTGCTGCAGACCCTGCTGCATAACCGAAGGACGGCGGCCAAGGCCGGGATCGAAAGCACGGGTAACGCCAGCCGGGCGGGCTATGCCGGGCGGATCGGCGTGGCCCCTACGATATTTTATCTGGCCCCCGGCCCGGTGCATACGGAGGCGGCGCTGGCGGCCCAGAAAAAAGCCTTCTACGTTACGGCGCTGGAGGGCCTGCATGCCGGGGCCAACGCGGTCAGCGGGGATTTTTCCCTCTCCGCCCGGGGCTTTTTGCTTGAAAACGGCCAGCGGGCCCAGCCGGTGGAGCAGGTGACCCTCTCGGGTAACTTTTACCAGGTGCTAAGGGAGATCGTCAAGGTGGGGGACGACCTGTATTTTGACCTGCCGGGGGGCAGTTGTTTTGGCAGCCCGACGGTATGGCTGGGCGAACTGAATGTGGCAGGCAAATGA